A genome region from Actinomycetota bacterium includes the following:
- a CDS encoding cell wall-binding repeat-containing protein, translating into MRSAYPRAAIHLLAAALIAASTPAAAVADTLSPAMEHARDIAASKLSSTQAATSVGQFPFYTTGPTWKTVNPRSWGSSFLPGSLWYQYQRTGESRWRDWARSRQKSIEPYKTDTGTHDLGFLMLNTFRLGYRLTGEAAYRDTALIGAGSLSQRFDPDVGMVRSRTVDGRFVVITDTMMNIELLFWAASNGGDPRLRDKATSHALRTAADFIRPDGSSYHYVSYSETTGSVIDKGTSQGAFDESTWSRGHAWLIYGLAAAYRETGDPRLLDAAHRATDYWAAHVPADLVPYWDFDVPGIPDAPRDSSAAAIAASAFVELGRLDPDAGRRADYLTLARDTLESLSSADYLADRAVEPSTLLHGTYYGRTGSADHGTSWGDYYFAEALMRLRTQVLRVAGPDRYEAAVRTSQLGFERSDTVVIASGTGFADALSASSLAGAYEGPVLLTRPASVPASVSREVRRLGAREVWIVGGPRSVSEAVARELDALPGVRVSRIGGRDRYDVAASVASKVATMRGGAFDGRALLVRGDIFPDALSVSPVAYCAGIPVLLTRPEALPSATAVALRPSAIDEVVICGGTASVSAGIERSLRDSGRYASVTRIAGRDRYAAAVAFARWARAADLAGPGFVGVASGLDYPDALVGGAGAGARRGVLLLTRRAQLPAETGAYLAGVGADAEVWLFGGETRVVSPVENAVRSALPEQ; encoded by the coding sequence GTGCGATCAGCCTACCCTCGTGCCGCCATACACCTCCTAGCTGCCGCGCTGATCGCTGCGAGCACCCCTGCAGCCGCCGTCGCCGATACGTTGTCGCCCGCGATGGAGCACGCACGCGACATCGCGGCCTCCAAGCTCTCGTCGACGCAGGCGGCCACGTCCGTGGGCCAGTTCCCGTTCTACACGACGGGTCCGACATGGAAGACGGTGAACCCCCGGAGTTGGGGTTCGAGCTTCCTGCCCGGAAGCCTGTGGTATCAGTACCAGCGCACGGGGGAGTCTCGGTGGCGTGATTGGGCGCGCTCGCGGCAGAAGTCCATCGAGCCCTACAAGACCGATACCGGAACGCACGACCTTGGCTTCCTGATGCTCAACACCTTCCGGCTCGGTTACCGGCTGACCGGGGAGGCGGCCTACCGCGACACGGCCCTCATCGGAGCTGGATCGCTCTCCCAGCGGTTCGATCCCGATGTGGGAATGGTTCGGAGTCGCACGGTCGACGGCAGGTTCGTCGTCATCACCGACACGATGATGAACATCGAGCTGCTGTTCTGGGCGGCCAGCAACGGGGGAGACCCGCGCCTGCGCGACAAGGCCACAAGCCACGCGCTGCGCACTGCCGCCGACTTCATCCGGCCCGACGGAAGCAGCTACCACTACGTCTCCTACTCCGAGACGACCGGGTCTGTGATCGACAAGGGCACAAGCCAAGGAGCGTTCGACGAATCGACGTGGTCGCGCGGGCACGCGTGGCTGATCTATGGGCTTGCCGCGGCGTACCGCGAGACGGGCGACCCCCGATTGCTTGACGCGGCACATCGTGCGACAGACTACTGGGCCGCCCACGTACCTGCTGACCTCGTGCCCTACTGGGACTTCGATGTGCCAGGGATTCCCGACGCTCCACGGGACAGCTCAGCCGCCGCCATCGCCGCCTCCGCATTCGTCGAGCTAGGGCGACTCGATCCGGACGCCGGTCGCCGTGCGGACTACCTCACCCTCGCGCGCGACACGCTCGAAAGTCTCTCCTCGGCGGACTACTTGGCCGACAGGGCGGTCGAGCCTTCGACGCTGCTGCACGGGACCTACTACGGGCGGACCGGCTCTGCCGACCACGGGACCTCGTGGGGTGACTACTACTTCGCCGAGGCGCTGATGCGCCTTCGTACGCAGGTGCTTCGCGTGGCTGGCCCGGATCGCTACGAGGCGGCGGTGCGAACGAGCCAGCTCGGCTTCGAGCGATCGGACACCGTTGTGATCGCCAGCGGAACGGGTTTCGCCGATGCGCTGTCCGCGAGCAGTCTGGCTGGCGCGTATGAAGGCCCCGTGCTCCTCACCCGGCCAGCGTCGGTGCCGGCGAGCGTCTCGCGCGAGGTCAGGCGACTCGGCGCAAGGGAGGTTTGGATCGTTGGGGGTCCCCGTTCCGTATCCGAGGCTGTTGCGCGTGAACTCGACGCCCTACCCGGTGTGCGTGTCAGTCGCATCGGCGGTCGCGACCGCTACGACGTGGCTGCGTCCGTCGCGTCGAAGGTCGCCACAATGCGTGGGGGCGCCTTCGATGGGCGCGCGCTGCTCGTGCGCGGCGACATCTTCCCCGATGCGCTGTCGGTGTCGCCGGTCGCGTACTGCGCGGGGATACCGGTGCTGCTCACGCGACCCGAGGCGCTACCCTCCGCCACGGCGGTGGCGCTTCGCCCGTCCGCCATCGATGAAGTCGTCATCTGCGGCGGCACGGCTTCGGTGTCCGCCGGCATCGAGCGGTCGCTGCGCGATTCGGGCCGCTATGCGAGTGTGACACGCATCGCCGGACGCGACCGGTATGCGGCTGCAGTCGCCTTCGCACGGTGGGCGCGGGCAGCCGATCTCGCCGGCCCCGGGTTCGTGGGAGTTGCGTCCGGGCTCGACTACCCTGACGCGCTCGTGGGCGGTGCAGGGGCCGGCGCCCGCCGGGGCGTACTCCTCCTCACAAGGCGCGCGCAGCTTCCTGCTGAGACGGGCGCGTACCTCGCGGGTGTGGGCGCCGATGCTGAGGTGTGGCTATTTGGCGGGGAGACGAGGGTTGTGTCACCGGTCGAGAATGCTGTGCGAAGCGCTCTGCCCGAGCAGTAG
- a CDS encoding PaaI family thioesterase: MCMVCGAENPSGLHARFYELEGGELLGIFEPAEEHQGYPGRLHGGISSAILDETIGRAINTSDPDAWGVTVELNVRFRKPVPLGGELRVLGRITKDSGRLFEGSGEIVLDDGSIAVEASGRYMRMPIERIADGDFAEEWFVDDRARPDTIDI, translated from the coding sequence ATGTGCATGGTGTGCGGCGCCGAAAACCCATCTGGCCTGCACGCCCGCTTCTACGAGCTCGAGGGAGGCGAGCTCCTTGGCATCTTCGAACCTGCCGAGGAGCACCAGGGCTACCCGGGGCGACTGCACGGAGGCATCTCCTCGGCGATTCTGGACGAGACGATCGGGCGCGCGATCAACACGAGCGACCCTGACGCGTGGGGCGTCACCGTCGAGCTGAACGTGCGATTCCGCAAGCCGGTCCCGCTCGGCGGGGAGCTGCGAGTACTGGGCCGCATCACGAAGGATTCCGGGCGACTCTTCGAAGGCAGCGGGGAGATCGTGCTCGATGACGGCAGCATCGCGGTCGAGGCCTCGGGGCGCTACATGCGAATGCCCATCGAACGCATCGCAGACGGCGATTTCGCCGAGGAATGGTTCGTCGACGACAGGGCGAGGCCCGACACCATCGACATCTAG
- a CDS encoding ABC transporter ATP-binding protein, whose protein sequence is MSADTKNVDTKTAPPGRPPGGRGFGPGGHMGMGAPAAKPRNFKASLKRLASYLKPEAVILIIVLVLGIASVAFSIVGPKLLGNATQLVFEGAIGKQFPEGVTKDQAVAGLKAAGKTEVADMLAKMDITPGAGVDFSEVRRILTIVAIVYALSALLAWLQQYLMAGVAMRSVYQLRRQVDLKLARLPLRYYDSQPRGDVLSRVTNDIDNIAQTLQQSLTQIITAVLTIVGVLGMMIWISPLLALISLVTIPLSIVATVMIAKRSQKQFAAQWASTGTLNGHVEEMFTGHGIVKVFGRQEEAIEIFDEENEKLYQASFKAQFISGIIMPSMNFINNLNYVAIAIVGGLGITRGTISLGDVQAFIQYSRQFTQPIAQTASIANVLQSTIASAERVFELLDEAEETPESETPVRLDHVSGHITLDDVSFRYEPETPLIEELSLDAKPGSTVAIVGPTGAGKTTLVNLLMRFYEIDEGRISIDGVDIRDVAREDLRRTFGMVLQDTWLFQGTIRENIAYGREDATEDQICTAAQAAYVEHFVHTLPDGYDTVLDDEASNISQGERQLLTIARAFLADPEVLILDEATSSVDTRTEVLIQDAMAKLMKGRTSFVIAHRLSTIRNADTIIVMNEGHIIEQGSHDELMAAEGFYCDLYNSQFVEAYDEAS, encoded by the coding sequence ATGAGCGCGGACACCAAGAATGTGGACACCAAGACCGCTCCTCCTGGTCGACCACCTGGCGGTCGAGGATTCGGTCCCGGGGGCCACATGGGCATGGGCGCCCCGGCGGCCAAGCCGAGGAACTTCAAAGCATCACTCAAGCGTCTCGCCAGCTATCTCAAGCCCGAGGCCGTCATTCTGATCATCGTGCTTGTGCTGGGTATCGCGAGCGTTGCGTTCAGCATCGTTGGGCCGAAGCTCCTCGGCAACGCTACCCAGCTGGTGTTTGAAGGCGCAATCGGCAAGCAGTTCCCGGAGGGCGTGACCAAGGACCAGGCGGTTGCGGGCCTCAAGGCCGCCGGCAAGACCGAGGTCGCCGACATGCTCGCGAAGATGGACATCACGCCGGGTGCCGGCGTCGACTTCTCCGAAGTCCGAAGGATTCTCACGATCGTGGCGATCGTGTATGCGCTCAGCGCTCTGCTCGCGTGGCTCCAGCAGTACCTGATGGCGGGCGTGGCGATGCGCAGTGTCTACCAGCTTCGGCGTCAGGTCGACCTGAAGTTGGCGCGCCTCCCCCTGCGCTACTACGACAGCCAACCACGGGGCGATGTGCTCTCACGGGTCACGAACGACATCGACAACATCGCGCAGACCCTTCAACAGAGTTTGACCCAGATCATCACAGCCGTGCTGACCATCGTCGGCGTCCTTGGCATGATGATCTGGATAAGCCCCCTGCTCGCCCTGATATCTCTGGTAACCATCCCTCTGTCGATCGTTGCCACGGTCATGATCGCGAAGCGTTCCCAGAAGCAGTTCGCCGCACAGTGGGCGTCCACGGGCACCCTCAACGGCCATGTGGAGGAGATGTTCACAGGACACGGCATCGTGAAGGTGTTCGGTCGGCAGGAAGAAGCGATCGAGATCTTCGACGAGGAGAATGAGAAGCTCTACCAGGCCAGCTTCAAGGCGCAATTCATCTCGGGCATCATCATGCCGTCGATGAACTTCATCAACAACCTGAACTATGTGGCGATCGCCATCGTTGGCGGCCTCGGTATCACGCGCGGGACGATCTCGCTCGGCGATGTGCAGGCGTTCATCCAGTACTCTCGTCAGTTCACCCAGCCCATCGCGCAGACGGCAAGCATCGCGAACGTACTGCAGTCCACCATCGCTTCTGCCGAGCGGGTCTTCGAGTTGCTCGACGAGGCCGAGGAGACACCTGAGTCCGAGACGCCGGTGAGGCTCGACCACGTCAGCGGCCACATCACGCTCGACGACGTGTCGTTCCGCTACGAGCCCGAGACTCCGCTCATCGAGGAGTTGAGTCTCGACGCGAAGCCGGGCAGCACGGTGGCCATCGTCGGCCCAACGGGTGCCGGCAAGACGACGCTCGTGAATCTCCTGATGCGCTTCTACGAGATCGACGAGGGCCGGATCTCGATCGACGGTGTCGATATCAGAGACGTCGCCCGTGAGGACCTACGTCGCACGTTCGGCATGGTGCTGCAGGACACGTGGCTGTTCCAGGGCACGATCCGCGAGAACATCGCCTACGGGCGTGAGGACGCCACCGAGGACCAGATATGCACTGCGGCGCAGGCCGCCTATGTCGAGCACTTCGTGCACACCCTACCCGACGGGTACGACACGGTGCTCGACGATGAAGCATCCAACATCTCGCAGGGTGAGAGGCAGCTACTCACCATTGCACGTGCGTTTCTCGCCGATCCCGAGGTGCTCATCCTCGACGAGGCGACAAGCTCGGTCGACACGCGCACCGAGGTTCTGATCCAGGACGCGATGGCCAAGCTCATGAAGGGACGCACGAGCTTCGTGATCGCGCATCGACTCTCGACGATTCGCAACGCGGACACGATCATCGTGATGAACGAGGGACACATCATCGAGCAGGGTAGCCACGACGAACTCATGGCGGCCGAGGGATTCTACTGCGACCTGTACAACAGCCAGTTCGTGGAAGCCTACGACGAGGCGTCGTAG
- a CDS encoding ABC transporter ATP-binding protein produces MIRLLVTYLRPYRKAIAIVIVLLFAQAIANLYLPELNAEIINNGVVKGDIPYIWRTGGVMILVTALLGAGSVVSVYWGAKTAMAFGRDLRSALFRRVEEFSQSELNHFGAPSLITRNTNDVQQVQMVIVMALNVMILAPIMAIGGIIMAVRQDIALSTMLAVIIPLMGVIIGLMLRTALPLFQSMQKKVDRVNLVMREKLSGVRVIRAFVRTDYEEHRFDEANLDLTDTQLKVTRLFALMIPSLMAIFNFSSVAIIWFGAYRVDSGAMPIGNLTAFLMYIMQILMSVMMAVIMFVMVPRAAASLERIKEVLDTEPSVNDPETPAKETAQRGLIEFRNVEFRYPGAQDAVISNVSFTASPGETTAIIGSTGSGKSTLINLIPRFYDVTGGTILIDGVDVRDLTLARLWSKVGFVHQRAFLFSGTVASNLRYGKEDATEDELWHALKVAQGTQFVTEMPEGLEAPITQGGTNVSGGQRQRLAIARALVKRPEVYVFDDSFSALDFKTDSRLRAALKHEIAEATVLIVAQRVSTIMDATRIIVMDRGEIAGVGTHRELMDSCETYREIVYSQLSEEEVA; encoded by the coding sequence GTGATACGACTGCTTGTGACATATCTTCGGCCATATCGCAAAGCGATCGCGATCGTGATCGTCTTGCTGTTCGCGCAGGCCATCGCGAACCTATACCTGCCGGAGCTCAACGCCGAGATCATCAACAACGGCGTGGTCAAGGGCGACATCCCCTACATCTGGCGCACCGGTGGAGTGATGATCCTCGTGACGGCCTTGCTGGGGGCCGGCTCGGTCGTCTCGGTCTACTGGGGCGCGAAGACAGCCATGGCATTTGGCCGCGACCTTCGAAGCGCACTGTTCCGTCGCGTCGAGGAATTCTCGCAGTCCGAGCTCAACCATTTCGGTGCGCCGTCGCTGATCACGCGAAACACCAACGATGTGCAGCAGGTCCAGATGGTCATCGTGATGGCGCTGAATGTCATGATCCTCGCTCCTATCATGGCCATCGGCGGGATCATCATGGCCGTGCGCCAAGACATTGCGCTGTCGACGATGCTCGCGGTGATCATCCCGCTCATGGGCGTCATCATCGGACTCATGCTGCGCACGGCGCTGCCGCTGTTCCAGTCAATGCAGAAGAAGGTCGACCGCGTGAACCTCGTCATGCGCGAGAAGCTCTCGGGCGTGCGCGTCATCCGGGCGTTCGTGCGCACCGACTACGAAGAGCACCGATTCGACGAAGCCAACCTAGACCTGACCGACACGCAGCTCAAGGTCACGCGTCTGTTCGCGCTCATGATCCCGTCGCTCATGGCGATCTTCAACTTCTCAAGCGTGGCGATCATCTGGTTCGGCGCCTACCGCGTCGACAGCGGCGCGATGCCGATCGGCAACCTCACCGCGTTTCTGATGTACATCATGCAGATCCTCATGTCGGTCATGATGGCCGTCATCATGTTCGTGATGGTGCCCCGGGCTGCAGCCTCGCTCGAGCGCATCAAGGAAGTCCTCGACACCGAGCCGTCCGTAAACGACCCCGAGACACCTGCCAAGGAGACCGCACAGCGCGGGCTCATAGAGTTCCGGAACGTTGAGTTCCGCTATCCCGGCGCCCAGGACGCGGTCATCAGCAACGTGTCGTTCACGGCGAGTCCGGGTGAGACCACGGCGATCATCGGTAGTACGGGTAGTGGCAAGTCGACGCTGATCAACCTCATTCCGCGCTTCTACGATGTCACCGGCGGCACGATCCTGATCGACGGGGTCGACGTCCGCGATCTGACACTCGCTCGGCTGTGGAGCAAGGTCGGCTTCGTGCACCAGAGAGCGTTCCTATTCAGTGGCACGGTTGCCAGCAACCTGCGCTACGGCAAGGAAGACGCGACCGAGGACGAGTTGTGGCACGCGCTCAAGGTTGCCCAGGGCACGCAGTTCGTCACGGAGATGCCGGAGGGACTCGAAGCGCCGATCACGCAAGGCGGCACGAACGTTTCCGGCGGCCAACGTCAGCGGCTTGCGATTGCGCGCGCTCTGGTGAAGAGGCCCGAGGTGTACGTCTTCGACGACAGCTTCTCTGCGCTCGACTTCAAGACGGATTCGCGGCTGCGTGCGGCACTCAAGCACGAGATCGCCGAGGCGACTGTCCTCATCGTCGCGCAGCGCGTCAGCACGATCATGGATGCGACGCGCATCATCGTCATGGACCGAGGCGAGATCGCAGGTGTTGGCACACACCGGGAACTGATGGACTCCTGCGAGACCTACCGCGAGATCGTCTACTCACAACTCAGCGAGGAGGAGGTGGCATGA
- a CDS encoding MarR family transcriptional regulator has product MCPYHPHHRPHGMPNPANLPDMKIDENTPQPYRVFHALRGVLRAQKLLMITKLGEKDTHMGQAFSLWVLSQNDGISQSDLADMLNVRRPTVTIMIRKMEKSGLVERCPDEHDRRVMRVFMTGAGRELHAKLEAVHAEVVRTTVGEMSEEDQRELERLLRVVEKNLEATQ; this is encoded by the coding sequence ATGTGCCCATACCATCCGCATCACCGCCCTCACGGGATGCCCAACCCGGCGAACCTGCCGGACATGAAGATCGACGAGAACACGCCACAACCGTACCGGGTGTTTCACGCTCTGCGCGGAGTGCTTCGTGCCCAGAAGCTTCTCATGATCACGAAGCTGGGCGAGAAGGACACGCACATGGGGCAGGCGTTCTCGCTATGGGTGCTCAGTCAGAACGACGGAATCAGCCAAAGCGATCTTGCCGACATGCTGAACGTGAGACGGCCGACCGTCACCATCATGATCCGCAAGATGGAGAAGTCCGGTCTCGTCGAGCGCTGTCCCGACGAGCACGACCGCCGGGTGATGCGCGTCTTCATGACCGGGGCCGGGCGCGAACTCCACGCGAAGTTAGAGGCCGTGCACGCCGAGGTGGTCAGGACCACCGTCGGCGAGATGTCCGAAGAAGACCAGCGCGAACTCGAGCGGCTCCTTCGCGTCGTTGAGAAGAACCTCGAAGCGACACAGTAG
- a CDS encoding HAMP domain-containing sensor histidine kinase, translating into MRRVSLGAQVFLSIVGVSLGTVVVVAAFARVALSAAFDSYLAGLPSGGGMAGRPGMGRMLLGTAEQSFIASVDRSALGAAAVVIAIAALVALVLAAYLARPLRRLEVAAEELAAGDLTHRVQADGPAEVAALGDAFNHMADSLERAEELRRRMVADVAHELRNPLAAARAQAEGMADGVLRVDEARLLSLVDDLMHLSALVDDLQELAVAEAGRLRYEMAPTDLSTLARQEAQRVGPLLADGVEIRVEGDDAPHVVTGDERRLGQVLRNLLSNAARHTATGSVAVRLTSDGEREIVSVVDTGEGMSAEDVQHAFERFYRADAARAARRGGAGLGLAISRAIVLDHGGEISAESEPNGGTAIALTLPAAAPERDA; encoded by the coding sequence GTGCGCCGCGTGAGCCTGGGTGCACAGGTCTTCCTGTCGATCGTCGGCGTCTCGCTCGGCACCGTGGTAGTCGTGGCGGCCTTCGCACGCGTCGCGCTTTCGGCGGCGTTCGACAGCTACCTTGCAGGTCTTCCCAGCGGTGGCGGCATGGCGGGGCGGCCGGGGATGGGGCGCATGCTCCTTGGCACGGCGGAGCAGAGCTTCATCGCTAGCGTGGACAGGAGCGCACTCGGGGCAGCGGCTGTCGTGATAGCCATCGCCGCGCTGGTCGCGCTGGTGCTGGCCGCGTACCTTGCGCGACCGCTTCGCCGACTCGAGGTAGCTGCCGAGGAACTCGCGGCGGGCGACCTCACCCACCGCGTGCAGGCGGATGGTCCCGCCGAGGTCGCCGCGCTCGGGGACGCGTTCAACCACATGGCCGACTCGCTAGAGCGTGCCGAGGAGCTGCGTCGGCGCATGGTCGCTGACGTCGCGCACGAGCTACGCAACCCGCTCGCAGCGGCGCGTGCCCAGGCCGAGGGGATGGCCGACGGCGTTCTGCGCGTCGACGAAGCGCGGTTGCTCTCGCTCGTCGACGACCTCATGCACCTTTCGGCGCTAGTCGACGATCTGCAGGAGCTGGCTGTCGCCGAGGCCGGACGGCTGCGCTACGAGATGGCGCCGACCGATCTCTCGACCCTCGCGCGGCAGGAAGCGCAGCGCGTCGGCCCGTTGCTCGCCGACGGCGTCGAGATCCGCGTCGAGGGAGATGACGCCCCGCACGTGGTCACCGGTGACGAGCGACGCCTCGGCCAGGTGCTGCGCAACCTGCTCTCGAACGCCGCTCGCCATACCGCAACCGGCTCCGTGGCCGTTCGCCTCACATCGGACGGGGAGCGCGAGATTGTGAGCGTGGTCGACACGGGCGAGGGCATGTCCGCCGAGGATGTCCAGCACGCCTTCGAGCGTTTCTACCGGGCGGATGCGGCGCGGGCGGCTAGACGAGGCGGTGCGGGCCTTGGCCTGGCGATATCCCGCGCGATCGTGCTCGACCACGGCGGGGAGATCAGCGCCGAGAGCGAGCCGAACGGCGGCACCGCGATAGCCCTCACGTTGCCGGCAGCAGCTCCCGAGCGGGACGCATAG
- a CDS encoding response regulator transcription factor, which produces MATVLVVDDNEKIVEVLAEYLAAAGHTAVTALDGDAALLRAAEARPDLALVDVMLPGIDGLDLTKRFQAQGIPVILVTARGDEVDRLVGLEIGADDYITKPFSPREVVARVKAVLRRCSRERDRDQDDAPPLVVGDLSIDPERREVRVQGVVVDLTRTEFDILYALAGHPGRVYTRLQLLEIASGDAFDGYERTVDAHVKNIRRKLGEDSKNPRYVKTVFGVGYKLEA; this is translated from the coding sequence ATGGCCACCGTGCTCGTGGTCGACGACAACGAGAAGATCGTCGAGGTTCTCGCCGAGTATCTCGCAGCGGCGGGCCACACCGCCGTGACGGCACTGGACGGCGACGCCGCACTGCTGCGCGCAGCGGAGGCCAGGCCGGATCTCGCGCTGGTGGACGTGATGCTTCCCGGCATCGACGGGCTCGATCTCACCAAGCGCTTCCAGGCTCAGGGCATACCGGTGATTCTGGTGACGGCCCGGGGAGATGAGGTAGATCGCCTGGTCGGGCTCGAGATAGGGGCGGACGACTACATCACCAAGCCCTTCTCGCCCCGCGAGGTCGTTGCGCGCGTCAAGGCTGTCCTGCGACGTTGCTCGCGGGAGCGCGATCGTGATCAGGACGACGCGCCGCCGCTGGTCGTCGGCGACCTGTCGATCGACCCCGAGAGGCGCGAGGTGAGGGTGCAAGGCGTGGTCGTCGATCTCACCCGGACCGAGTTCGACATCCTGTACGCGCTAGCAGGGCATCCCGGTCGCGTCTACACGCGGCTCCAGCTCCTTGAGATCGCATCAGGTGATGCTTTCGACGGCTACGAGCGCACCGTGGACGCTCACGTCAAGAACATCCGACGCAAGCTCGGCGAGGACTCCAAGAACCCCCGCTACGTGAAGACCGTCTTCGGCGTCGGCTACAAGTTGGAGGCCTGA